From one Shewanella sp. GD04112 genomic stretch:
- a CDS encoding YejL family protein: MAIQSKYSNAQVESLIAEILAVLEKHKAPTDLSLMALGNCVTHLLERKVPSESRQAVAEQFAKALAQSVKSN; encoded by the coding sequence ATGGCAATCCAATCGAAATACTCAAACGCACAAGTTGAATCATTAATCGCCGAGATTTTAGCGGTACTTGAAAAGCACAAAGCCCCTACTGACTTAAGCCTGATGGCACTGGGCAACTGTGTCACTCACCTGCTGGAGCGCAAAGTGCCAAGCGAATCTCGCCAAGCAGTCGCTGAACAATTTGCGAAAGCACTCGCACAATCGGTGAAATCCAATTAA
- a CDS encoding L,D-transpeptidase family protein: protein MRVPLLTKTITVAMTLAALISPQVLASSGIGKVDLVVITKSESNMALLRDGKILKQYRIAMGDLPTGHKLTEGDQRTPQGRYILDYKKSDSAYYKSIHISYPNEEDKLRAKALGIRPGGMIMIHGQNPRSPLSPEQAQQYNWTDGCIAITNAEMDEVWKAVDEGTPIEIWP from the coding sequence ATGCGCGTACCCCTACTCACTAAAACAATTACTGTGGCCATGACTCTCGCCGCACTGATTTCACCCCAAGTGCTCGCCTCATCGGGTATAGGTAAAGTCGATTTAGTGGTGATCACTAAGTCTGAGTCCAATATGGCGCTGTTAAGGGACGGCAAAATCCTCAAGCAATATCGTATTGCCATGGGTGACTTGCCGACGGGCCACAAGTTAACTGAAGGCGACCAACGTACGCCGCAGGGCCGTTATATTCTGGACTATAAAAAATCCGATAGCGCCTATTACAAGTCGATCCACATTTCTTATCCCAATGAAGAAGATAAGTTAAGAGCCAAGGCGCTGGGGATCCGCCCGGGCGGCATGATCATGATCCACGGCCAGAACCCTCGTTCACCTCTCTCGCCCGAGCAGGCGCAGCAATACAACTGGACCGACGGTTGTATCGCCATTACCAACGCCGAGATGGATGAAGTGTGGAAAGCCGTCGATGAAGGCACGCCCATTGAGATTTGGCCCTAA
- a CDS encoding LysR family transcriptional regulator, whose product MINPQWLNTFAVLVEKGNFTRTAETIGITQAAVSQHISRLEEEYGTLFLRRSRQLEITPVGEHLLSYVKDINCAQKRLQQKLIQDDAHIGEISLITPGSIGLTLYPLLLQLQTEFSQLKIHHRFAPDNEILSAILANQHELGMVTFKPSDPCISSSHFTEEPLELVVPAGQKIIRWQDLQRLGFISHPDGEAMATRLLSRKYPGSPGIQEIPCKGFINQISLILEPVAKGLGFTVIPRYARKAFERQDEIYVVECGSPVVDTIWLIHRAEWPLSRRAQTAIAYLKSLI is encoded by the coding sequence ATGATAAACCCACAATGGCTCAATACCTTTGCAGTGTTAGTGGAAAAGGGAAACTTTACCCGCACGGCCGAAACCATAGGTATCACCCAAGCAGCAGTCAGCCAACATATCAGTCGCTTAGAGGAAGAATACGGCACTCTCTTTTTGCGCCGTAGCCGCCAACTCGAAATCACCCCCGTTGGTGAGCATTTGTTGAGTTACGTCAAAGATATAAACTGCGCACAGAAGCGATTACAGCAAAAACTCATTCAAGACGATGCCCATATTGGCGAGATAAGCCTTATCACGCCTGGCAGTATTGGCTTAACGCTCTACCCGTTACTGTTACAGCTACAAACGGAGTTTTCGCAGCTAAAAATTCATCATCGTTTTGCCCCCGATAATGAAATCCTCTCAGCCATTCTCGCTAATCAACATGAGTTAGGGATGGTGACCTTTAAACCGTCGGATCCTTGTATCAGCAGCAGCCATTTTACTGAAGAACCCCTCGAGCTGGTTGTGCCTGCGGGGCAAAAAATTATCCGTTGGCAAGATTTGCAGCGCCTCGGATTTATCTCCCACCCCGATGGCGAAGCCATGGCCACCCGTTTATTGAGCCGCAAATATCCAGGAAGTCCAGGCATCCAAGAGATCCCCTGTAAAGGGTTTATCAATCAGATCAGCTTAATTCTCGAGCCCGTCGCCAAGGGACTCGGCTTTACCGTGATCCCTCGTTATGCCCGTAAAGCCTTTGAACGACAAGATGAAATCTATGTGGTTGAGTGTGGCAGTCCAGTGGTGGACACCATTTGGCTGATCCACAGAGCCGAGTGGCCTTTGTCTCGCCGGGCACAAACGGCCATCGCTTACTTAAAAAGCCTGATTTAA
- a CDS encoding 6-carboxytetrahydropterin synthase, protein MQLFVKDLTVIDFSYLCPKRGMVGESWIVDVVLEGGLDEQNMVLDFAKVKRTIKQTIDAVADHRLLVPTAYSGVRWQQQGDRVWMDFDSALGEIHLACPSQAFALVPSEQIDIPSVNAFLQKALRETLPDNVEGISLTLRHEILNSPYYHYSHGLRKHDGNCQRIAHGHRSPIQVFENGIPAPKWDEYWAKRWHDIYLGSEEDLVSVKTLNLSPQTRISDDSHYGFHYQAPQGDFQLAMPKECCDLIPHDTTVELLADYMATTLVAKVPSSQFTVIAYEGVGKGAIVSKGN, encoded by the coding sequence ATGCAACTGTTTGTAAAAGATTTAACCGTGATCGATTTTTCCTATCTTTGCCCAAAGCGTGGCATGGTAGGGGAAAGCTGGATTGTCGATGTGGTATTAGAAGGCGGTTTAGACGAGCAAAATATGGTGCTCGATTTCGCTAAAGTGAAACGGACCATCAAGCAGACAATTGATGCGGTGGCCGATCATCGTTTATTGGTACCGACCGCCTACAGTGGTGTGCGTTGGCAGCAACAGGGCGATCGGGTATGGATGGATTTCGATAGCGCGCTCGGTGAGATCCACTTAGCTTGTCCTTCTCAAGCCTTTGCACTCGTTCCATCTGAACAGATTGATATTCCAAGCGTTAACGCCTTTTTACAAAAAGCACTGCGGGAAACTCTGCCCGATAATGTTGAAGGTATTAGCCTCACCTTAAGGCATGAGATCCTCAATTCGCCTTACTATCATTACAGCCATGGTTTACGTAAACACGATGGCAATTGCCAGCGGATTGCCCATGGTCATCGCAGCCCAATTCAAGTGTTTGAAAACGGTATTCCGGCACCGAAATGGGATGAATATTGGGCCAAGCGTTGGCACGATATCTACCTCGGTAGCGAGGAGGATTTAGTGTCAGTGAAGACCTTAAACCTATCGCCACAAACGCGGATCAGTGATGACAGCCATTATGGTTTCCACTATCAAGCGCCGCAGGGGGATTTCCAACTGGCCATGCCCAAGGAATGTTGTGATTTGATCCCGCACGATACCACGGTTGAATTGCTGGCCGACTATATGGCGACCACGTTAGTAGCAAAAGTGCCATCGAGCCAATTTACTGTGATTGCCTACGAAGGTGTGGGTAAAGGTGCCATAGTGAGCAAAGGCAATTAA
- the yejK gene encoding nucleoid-associated protein YejK, translating to MSINIEQAIIHEISQDSQGQLRCRLRPQPLLNSQAVEMMLEELHQTYTSKSGKGFGYFGIHGDDGEANPAFSNALQEYRAGDLGFVEFTGQASKLLQEELAKYDFSQGGFLLMSCYTSMASDFLFVALLSAKSSMTVLDDMELSQNNHLDLSNIQLAARIDLTEWQADKDSRKYISFIRGRAGRKVADFFLDFMGCVEGVNTKAQNKTLMNAVEDFVASSDLTKEERQQCRNKVFEYCSERFDEGADIEIKDLADELADQGMESFYDFARGGSYELDEEFPADKSTLRQLKKFSGTGGGVTISFDGGHLGQRVIYDPISDTLLIKGVPANLKDQLDRRLKGE from the coding sequence ATGAGTATTAACATCGAACAAGCAATTATTCACGAGATTTCCCAGGACAGTCAGGGGCAATTACGCTGCCGTTTACGTCCTCAACCTCTGCTGAACAGTCAGGCTGTCGAGATGATGCTGGAAGAATTGCATCAGACTTATACCAGCAAATCCGGCAAAGGATTTGGCTATTTTGGTATCCATGGTGATGACGGTGAGGCTAATCCGGCGTTTTCGAATGCGCTGCAGGAATACCGTGCAGGGGATTTAGGCTTCGTCGAATTTACCGGCCAAGCCAGTAAGTTGTTGCAGGAAGAGTTGGCAAAATATGATTTTAGCCAAGGCGGATTCCTGTTGATGTCCTGCTATACCAGCATGGCGAGTGACTTTTTGTTTGTGGCGCTGCTGAGTGCCAAGTCATCGATGACGGTACTCGATGATATGGAACTGTCGCAAAACAACCACTTAGATTTAAGCAATATTCAATTAGCGGCGCGTATCGATCTTACCGAATGGCAGGCCGATAAGGATTCCCGCAAGTACATCTCCTTTATCCGTGGTCGAGCGGGCCGTAAGGTGGCGGACTTCTTCCTCGATTTTATGGGCTGTGTCGAAGGCGTAAATACCAAGGCGCAAAATAAGACCCTAATGAACGCGGTGGAAGATTTTGTTGCCAGTAGCGATCTTACTAAAGAAGAACGTCAGCAATGCCGTAACAAAGTGTTTGAGTATTGCTCTGAGCGTTTCGATGAAGGCGCTGACATTGAGATCAAAGATTTAGCCGATGAACTCGCCGACCAAGGTATGGAGTCTTTCTATGACTTTGCCCGTGGCGGTAGCTATGAACTGGATGAAGAATTCCCCGCCGATAAATCGACCTTAAGACAGCTAAAGAAGTTTTCGGGTACCGGTGGCGGCGTTACTATTAGTTTCGATGGTGGCCATTTAGGTCAGCGGGTGATTTACGATCCGATTTCCGACACGCTCTTGATTAAAGGCGTGCCCGCAAACTTAAAAGATCAGTTAGATAGACGTCTTAAGGGCGAATAA
- a CDS encoding DUF3413 domain-containing protein: protein MVERKKQMSRDRVSRLINWGHWFAFFNGLLAMIVGTRYLSSVGYPETWFGWGYLAVSTIGQFSFLAFIAYLICLFPLTLILPYSKILRGLAAVIATLSLCILLYDTIVYADYGMHLSPFAFDLAWADLNALLHGTSYIVTPIAILVIELTAANFLWKRIEKIQKLNLGNKVITLIGVCFVSSHLIHIWADAADITEITRFDDTYPLSYPATARSFMESHGIDGSSQSDDEANHATSTLSYPAQPLQCQADSKPNVLMLTMDSLRADMVDAKTMPFLHQYTEQNQSFTQHYSGGNQFRTGMFSLLYGLQGSYGDARIFNSTSPIMTQSFRQAGYQLGLFIPETNLNLRSAQAMFNDFTPVIAKETNGSADADLRSVSHFKQWQSVQQSPWFALVNLKAPENFDTPVGFLGIETVKADANLKPAQKVLFNQYRQSLNFIDKQIQAIVSELPSDTLVVITGVNGKIFTSNSDEAQRNLSPESVRVPMVIHWPNVGASKVKYRTSHYGVVPTLMTHILGCTNNTTDYSAGRSLLQPSQETWIYIGDSRIFAIYQQSEITVIDRHGKYRIYDENFEHRLHKKMSAPELIQVMREGRRLYNH, encoded by the coding sequence ATGGTCGAGCGAAAAAAGCAAATGAGCCGCGATCGCGTGTCACGACTCATCAACTGGGGACATTGGTTCGCCTTCTTTAATGGCCTGTTGGCCATGATTGTCGGCACACGCTATCTGAGCAGTGTGGGTTATCCCGAAACCTGGTTTGGCTGGGGTTACCTCGCCGTCAGCACCATTGGCCAGTTCAGTTTTCTTGCTTTTATCGCCTACTTGATCTGCCTATTCCCGCTGACCTTAATCTTGCCTTACTCCAAGATTTTAAGGGGCTTAGCGGCAGTTATCGCCACCTTAAGCCTGTGTATCTTATTGTATGACACCATAGTGTATGCCGATTATGGCATGCACTTGAGCCCCTTCGCCTTTGACTTAGCCTGGGCTGATTTAAATGCGCTGCTCCACGGCACCTCTTATATTGTCACGCCCATTGCCATTTTGGTGATTGAGCTAACGGCGGCTAACTTCCTGTGGAAACGGATTGAGAAAATCCAAAAGCTGAATCTTGGCAATAAGGTCATTACCTTGATTGGGGTGTGTTTTGTCAGCAGCCATTTGATCCACATTTGGGCCGACGCGGCCGATATCACCGAAATTACCCGTTTCGATGATACTTATCCGCTGTCATACCCCGCCACGGCTCGCTCTTTTATGGAAAGTCATGGGATTGATGGTTCTTCGCAATCGGATGATGAAGCCAATCATGCGACAAGCACGCTCAGTTACCCCGCACAGCCACTACAATGCCAAGCCGACAGCAAACCCAATGTGTTAATGCTGACTATGGATAGCTTACGTGCCGACATGGTGGACGCTAAGACCATGCCGTTTTTGCATCAATACACTGAGCAGAATCAGAGTTTTACTCAGCATTACAGTGGCGGCAATCAATTTAGAACCGGCATGTTCTCCCTGCTCTATGGCTTACAAGGCAGCTATGGCGATGCGCGCATCTTCAATAGCACTAGCCCAATCATGACCCAAAGCTTTAGACAGGCGGGTTATCAGCTTGGCTTATTTATCCCCGAAACCAATCTGAATTTACGCTCGGCGCAGGCCATGTTTAATGACTTTACCCCCGTCATCGCCAAAGAAACCAATGGCAGTGCCGATGCGGATTTACGCAGCGTAAGCCACTTTAAGCAATGGCAAAGCGTGCAGCAGAGCCCATGGTTTGCCCTCGTCAACCTGAAGGCGCCGGAGAATTTTGATACCCCAGTCGGCTTCCTTGGCATCGAAACCGTCAAGGCCGATGCAAATTTGAAACCAGCGCAAAAGGTGCTGTTTAACCAATATCGCCAATCGTTGAATTTTATTGATAAGCAAATCCAAGCGATAGTGAGTGAGTTGCCGAGCGATACCTTAGTGGTAATCACCGGCGTTAATGGCAAGATATTCACCAGCAACAGCGACGAAGCCCAGCGCAATCTGTCTCCCGAGAGTGTCAGAGTGCCTATGGTCATCCATTGGCCCAATGTCGGTGCCAGTAAGGTTAAATACCGCACGAGTCACTATGGCGTAGTGCCTACCTTGATGACCCATATCTTAGGTTGCACCAATAACACCACCGACTACAGCGCGGGACGTAGTTTGTTGCAACCAAGCCAAGAAACCTGGATTTACATCGGCGACAGTCGCATATTTGCCATTTACCAACAGTCGGAAATCACCGTCATCGACCGTCATGGTAAATACCGTATATACGATGAAAACTTTGAGCACAGACTGCACAAGAAGATGAGTGCACCTGAGCTTATCCAAGTGATGCGAGAAGGCCGTCGCCTCTACAATCATTAA
- a CDS encoding cytochrome-c peroxidase: protein MIKLTAIAISIMAMLGGHYAVAAEPIEVITPAKITEPEKVELGKMLFFEPRLSKSGFISCNSCHNLSTGGVDALPTSIGHHWQEGPINSPTVLNADFMLAQFWDGRASDLKEQAAGPIANPKEMGFTHELATETIASMPAYRARFAKVYGDEKVDIDRLTDAIAAFEKTLVTPNSPFDQYLLGKQDAISSEAKAGYQLFKDKGCVSCHNGPAVGGTMFMKMGLIKPFHTNNPAEGRKGVTGKEADKYVFKVPTLRNIELTYPYFHDGSVWTLEEAVNTMADIQLGQKLTDKETKEMVAFLNSLTGEQPQIALPILPPSNKATPRPVPFAAASK, encoded by the coding sequence ATGATAAAACTCACCGCTATCGCGATCAGTATTATGGCCATGTTAGGCGGACACTACGCGGTTGCTGCCGAACCGATTGAAGTGATTACGCCAGCTAAAATCACTGAGCCAGAAAAAGTCGAGCTAGGTAAGATGCTGTTTTTCGAACCCAGACTGTCGAAATCAGGCTTTATCTCCTGTAATTCTTGCCACAATCTTTCTACTGGCGGCGTGGATGCCCTGCCCACATCGATTGGCCACCATTGGCAAGAAGGTCCAATTAACTCCCCAACCGTGCTGAACGCCGACTTTATGCTGGCGCAATTCTGGGATGGCCGCGCCAGCGACTTAAAAGAGCAAGCCGCAGGACCGATTGCCAATCCAAAGGAAATGGGCTTTACCCATGAACTTGCCACCGAAACCATTGCCTCAATGCCCGCATACCGTGCCCGCTTCGCTAAGGTTTATGGCGATGAAAAAGTCGATATCGATCGTTTAACCGATGCCATTGCCGCCTTCGAAAAAACCTTAGTCACGCCGAATAGCCCATTCGATCAATATCTCTTAGGTAAACAGGATGCGATTAGCAGCGAGGCCAAAGCGGGTTACCAACTGTTTAAGGACAAAGGTTGTGTCAGCTGCCACAATGGCCCCGCGGTCGGTGGCACTATGTTTATGAAGATGGGCCTCATCAAACCATTCCACACCAATAATCCTGCCGAAGGGCGTAAAGGCGTGACGGGCAAAGAAGCCGATAAATATGTGTTTAAAGTACCGACGCTGCGTAATATCGAGCTCACTTATCCCTACTTCCACGATGGCAGTGTTTGGACGCTCGAAGAAGCGGTAAATACCATGGCGGATATTCAGTTAGGACAAAAGCTTACCGACAAAGAAACTAAGGAGATGGTGGCCTTCTTAAATTCGCTCACGGGTGAACAGCCGCAGATTGCCCTACCAATCCTGCCACCATCGAATAAAGCGACTCCACGTCCTGTGCCATTTGCAGCAGCTTCCAAGTAA
- a CDS encoding ion transporter encodes MSDLSPEKPDTESPLKRQLRTIIFGTDTPAGRYFDIGLMVCIVLSVALVFLDTVEAVHQDYGHIIRVLEWVFTLIFTIEYGLRLYCATHPVLYARSFYGLVDLLSVLPSYLALFIPGANFTLVIRVLRLFRIFRVLKLLRYLSEGNLLLKAMLQSSRKVFLFFFSVSLIIMVLSAVMYVVEGPENGFSSIPKSVYWTIVTITTVGYGDITPKTELGQAIAAFTMLLGYSIIAIPTGILTAEISQEVGRHRDLRSCNQCHKMGHDLDATYCNRCGCELDKLEAPHGKGDK; translated from the coding sequence ATGTCAGATCTGTCGCCTGAAAAACCAGACACCGAAAGCCCATTAAAACGCCAGCTACGCACTATTATTTTTGGCACAGATACGCCCGCAGGGCGCTATTTTGATATTGGCTTAATGGTCTGTATTGTGCTGAGTGTTGCGCTGGTGTTCCTCGATACAGTCGAAGCGGTTCACCAAGATTATGGGCACATCATTCGCGTCTTAGAGTGGGTGTTCACGCTGATTTTTACCATTGAATATGGTTTAAGGTTGTACTGCGCGACCCATCCTGTGTTGTATGCCCGCAGCTTTTACGGTTTAGTGGATTTATTGTCAGTATTGCCGAGTTATCTGGCGCTGTTTATTCCAGGGGCGAATTTCACCTTAGTGATCAGGGTGCTGCGCCTCTTTAGGATCTTTAGGGTACTGAAACTACTGCGCTATTTAAGCGAAGGTAATCTGCTGCTCAAGGCCATGTTGCAATCGAGCCGCAAGGTGTTTTTGTTTTTCTTCTCGGTGAGTTTAATCATCATGGTGTTAAGCGCCGTGATGTATGTAGTCGAAGGTCCTGAGAATGGCTTTAGCTCTATTCCCAAATCCGTCTATTGGACAATTGTGACAATCACCACTGTGGGTTACGGCGATATCACGCCGAAAACCGAATTAGGTCAAGCGATTGCGGCTTTTACTATGTTGCTGGGTTATTCGATTATTGCGATCCCAACGGGGATTTTAACCGCGGAAATTTCCCAAGAAGTGGGCCGGCATAGGGATCTGCGTTCCTGCAATCAATGTCATAAGATGGGCCACGATCTCGATGCCACCTATTGTAATCGTTGCGGTTGTGAGTTGGATAAGCTCGAAGCGCCCCACGGGAAAGGGGATAAGTAA
- a CDS encoding M23 family metallopeptidase, producing MLNAVPNALPKLLKTLPNTPSLSCKAAVLSLLSLFSLSAQAQVSFEGQFEQGALIRGKAPAGTQISLNGEALKVTPDGHFAFGFDRDAQLSQELRLVYPDGLTEVKPLSVTKREYNIQSVKGISNKIMKPDPVAQERAAKDTAQVKAARGTFSEQTAFLQSFIWPLTGRISGVYGSQRIYNDVPGTPHFGVDVAAKTGTVVVAPADGVISLSVPDMFYSGGTMIIDHGYGVSSSFLHLSKLYVYAGETVKQGQAVAEVGATGRANGPHLDWRVNWFQMRLDPTTIVPSMATVLAAEKAQKVAK from the coding sequence ATGCTAAACGCCGTACCCAATGCCCTACCTAAGTTGTTAAAAACTTTACCGAATACACCATCGCTTAGTTGTAAGGCGGCAGTCTTGTCGCTCTTAAGCCTGTTTAGCTTATCGGCTCAGGCGCAGGTGAGCTTTGAAGGGCAATTTGAGCAGGGCGCGTTAATTCGTGGTAAAGCGCCGGCGGGCACGCAGATAAGTCTTAACGGTGAGGCTTTAAAAGTGACGCCAGATGGTCATTTTGCCTTTGGTTTTGATAGGGATGCGCAGCTGAGTCAAGAACTACGCTTGGTCTATCCCGATGGCTTAACCGAAGTCAAACCGCTCAGTGTCACTAAGCGCGAATACAATATTCAGAGCGTTAAGGGCATCAGCAATAAAATCATGAAGCCCGATCCCGTAGCGCAGGAGCGAGCGGCCAAAGATACGGCGCAGGTGAAAGCGGCCCGTGGCACGTTTAGCGAGCAAACGGCATTTTTACAGTCGTTTATTTGGCCATTAACCGGCAGGATCTCAGGCGTCTATGGCAGTCAGCGGATTTATAACGATGTGCCTGGCACCCCCCATTTTGGGGTGGATGTCGCTGCGAAAACCGGTACTGTGGTCGTCGCGCCTGCCGATGGCGTGATCAGCCTGTCGGTTCCCGATATGTTTTATTCGGGCGGCACTATGATTATCGACCATGGCTATGGCGTGAGTTCAAGCTTTTTGCACTTAAGCAAACTCTATGTCTATGCGGGCGAAACCGTTAAGCAGGGCCAAGCCGTGGCAGAAGTCGGCGCGACAGGGCGAGCGAATGGCCCGCATTTAGATTGGCGTGTGAACTGGTTTCAAATGCGACTCGATCCGACAACCATAGTGCCATCTATGGCGACTGTGCTGGCGGCGGAAAAAGCACAAAAAGTCGCGAAGTAA
- a CDS encoding DUF5062 family protein — translation MKPHKHEAQLLKLALEIGIGYAKKRGFDDFDKGVSPKDKVECIYRLLVTDNLIQPLAKDKEDGPNMKHKLVLWIIRHLPTDHPLLQ, via the coding sequence ATGAAACCCCACAAGCATGAAGCACAGCTACTCAAACTCGCCTTGGAGATTGGTATCGGCTACGCTAAAAAACGCGGTTTTGATGACTTTGACAAAGGTGTGTCGCCCAAGGATAAAGTGGAATGTATTTATCGGCTGTTAGTGACCGATAATTTGATCCAACCCTTAGCCAAAGATAAGGAAGATGGCCCAAATATGAAGCACAAGCTGGTACTGTGGATCATCCGCCATCTGCCGACGGATCACCCGTTATTGCAATAA
- a CDS encoding VOC family protein, producing the protein MSTITTEAAVFGYTTLEQTWPEFEAKILTFLGRLGLADKALHCDHVALRVNSIAAADALKQAFSAHGRIISDNQINGRTILIIELDKPLKLGSFSIDCVELPYPGDTLYPQEGWEHIELVLPSTAQDCDGLSQELAQLSPSLVPLLQGQAASLTEAPIKVKFSSPKGDKERLANPTIAFKQADVCIKIHPHSIKAVIASEQD; encoded by the coding sequence ATGTCAACAATCACTACAGAGGCTGCGGTATTCGGCTACACCACCTTAGAACAGACATGGCCAGAGTTTGAGGCGAAGATCCTCACGTTTCTTGGCAGATTAGGCTTAGCGGACAAGGCACTGCATTGCGATCATGTCGCCTTGAGAGTGAACAGCATCGCAGCTGCCGATGCACTCAAGCAGGCCTTTAGCGCACACGGGCGGATCATCTCGGATAATCAAATTAATGGCCGCACGATCCTTATCATCGAACTGGATAAGCCCCTAAAATTAGGCAGCTTTAGCATTGACTGCGTCGAGCTGCCCTATCCCGGCGATACCCTCTATCCACAAGAAGGCTGGGAACATATCGAACTGGTACTGCCATCGACGGCACAGGACTGCGACGGTCTAAGCCAAGAGCTGGCTCAGTTGAGTCCATCACTTGTGCCCTTACTCCAAGGGCAAGCGGCATCCTTAACCGAAGCGCCGATAAAAGTGAAATTCAGCTCGCCCAAGGGTGATAAAGAACGCTTAGCCAACCCCACCATTGCCTTTAAACAAGCCGATGTCTGTATCAAAATTCACCCGCACAGCATTAAAGCAGTTATCGCCAGCGAACAGGACTAA
- a CDS encoding NADH:flavin oxidoreductase/NADH oxidase: MTQLFSPFRLKDITLKNRIAVAPMCQYQAHDGLSNDWHQVHYTSLARGGAGLVVVEATAVSPEGRITPRCLGLWNEEQAAGLANIASAIKGAGAVAGIQIAHAGRKASANIPWEGDDHIEGEQGWQTLSPSAVAFGANLGKVPTAMTIDDIQRVKADFVAAAKRALDAGFEWLELHFAHGYLAQSFFSTYANQRTDEYGGDAEGRGRFLIETVEAVRAVWPEHLPLTARFGVIEFDDKDEQTLSESIALVKQFKRAGLDMLNVSICFSTPTANIPWRPAFLAPIAERVRREVGFPVATSWGMDNPHHAEQAIQDQQMDLVMIGKAFLANPHWPYQAAQTLKVSRPSWVLPSSYAHWLERYSTVKVESSID, translated from the coding sequence ATGACCCAGCTATTTTCTCCTTTCAGATTAAAAGATATCACGCTTAAAAACCGGATTGCTGTGGCACCTATGTGCCAGTATCAGGCTCACGACGGGCTGAGTAACGATTGGCATCAAGTACATTACACAAGTCTTGCTCGCGGCGGCGCAGGCTTAGTGGTGGTTGAGGCGACCGCCGTATCGCCAGAGGGGCGGATCACTCCGCGCTGCTTAGGATTGTGGAACGAGGAACAAGCAGCAGGCTTAGCCAACATCGCCTCGGCGATTAAAGGCGCTGGTGCGGTGGCGGGGATCCAAATCGCCCATGCTGGTCGTAAAGCCAGTGCCAACATTCCTTGGGAAGGGGATGACCATATTGAGGGGGAGCAAGGCTGGCAAACGCTGTCGCCATCGGCCGTGGCATTTGGCGCTAACCTTGGCAAAGTACCGACAGCCATGACGATTGATGATATTCAACGCGTGAAAGCCGATTTTGTGGCGGCGGCCAAGCGGGCGCTCGACGCTGGATTTGAATGGTTAGAGCTGCACTTTGCCCACGGCTATTTAGCGCAAAGCTTCTTCTCTACCTATGCCAACCAAAGAACCGATGAATACGGTGGCGATGCCGAAGGACGAGGCCGTTTTCTTATCGAGACAGTGGAGGCGGTGAGGGCGGTTTGGCCTGAGCATTTGCCGTTAACGGCGCGCTTTGGTGTGATTGAATTTGACGATAAAGACGAGCAAACCCTGAGTGAGTCCATCGCCTTGGTGAAGCAATTTAAGCGCGCGGGCCTCGATATGCTCAACGTCAGTATTTGTTTTTCAACCCCCACGGCGAACATTCCTTGGCGCCCGGCCTTTTTGGCGCCTATTGCCGAGCGAGTGCGTCGAGAAGTAGGTTTCCCGGTGGCAACGTCTTGGGGCATGGATAATCCTCACCATGCGGAGCAAGCGATTCAAGATCAGCAAATGGATTTAGTGATGATAGGTAAAGCGTTCTTGGCTAACCCTCACTGGCCTTATCAAGCGGCACAAACCTTAAAGGTCTCCCGTCCATCTTGGGTGTTACCTTCCTCCTACGCCCATTGGTTAGAACGTTATTCCACCGTGAAAGTGGAATCATCCATAGATTGA